One window from the genome of Paenibacillus azoreducens encodes:
- a CDS encoding ATP-binding protein produces MTDIKIPRRLTTALVNSLTAGVVPRIGLEHIAVGRKPEVEAILRDMENIAEGGAAMKLITGRYGSGKSFLLQTIRNYALDRDFVTADADLSPERRLVGTKGQGLATYRELMTHLSTRTRPDGGALEAVLQKWITTIQQEAMKEGGLRAGDPALTQEVEQRIFAVTAEMQNLVHGFDFARVLAAYWNGYKLGEDGKKQAALRWLRGEFPNKTEARKELDVGVIIDDDNWYDYIKLWSEFVAKIGYKGLLLFIDEGVNLYKISNSIARTSNYEKLLTMFNDTMQGKAEHLGIFLGGTPQFVEDERRGLFSYEALRSRLVEGRFAGSGYRNYTGPILKLDMLSHEEILILLQKLLQIHGLHFGYAPSLTDEDLVQFMEMAVGRMGADELLTPREVVRDFMDLLHTLHQNPQVSFNQLLGERMAAPAAADQEQDDLDDFLAEFEL; encoded by the coding sequence ATGACGGATATAAAAATACCAAGGCGTTTGACAACCGCGCTTGTCAATTCATTAACAGCGGGCGTGGTGCCGCGGATCGGTCTAGAGCATATCGCCGTGGGACGGAAGCCGGAGGTTGAAGCCATCTTGCGGGATATGGAAAATATCGCCGAAGGCGGGGCGGCCATGAAGCTCATCACCGGTCGTTATGGCAGCGGGAAAAGCTTTCTGCTGCAAACGATCCGCAATTATGCGCTGGACCGGGATTTCGTTACGGCTGACGCCGATTTGTCGCCCGAACGCAGACTGGTCGGCACGAAAGGACAAGGGCTTGCAACTTACCGCGAACTGATGACTCATTTGTCCACACGTACGCGTCCAGACGGGGGAGCGCTAGAGGCCGTTCTTCAGAAATGGATTACCACGATTCAACAGGAAGCGATGAAAGAGGGCGGTTTACGCGCAGGGGACCCGGCGTTAACCCAGGAGGTCGAGCAGCGGATTTTCGCGGTTACGGCAGAAATGCAAAATTTAGTGCATGGGTTTGATTTTGCCCGGGTGCTAGCGGCGTATTGGAACGGATACAAACTCGGGGAAGACGGGAAGAAGCAGGCGGCTCTGCGCTGGCTGCGCGGCGAGTTCCCGAACAAAACCGAAGCGAGAAAAGAGCTGGATGTCGGCGTCATCATCGACGATGACAATTGGTATGACTATATCAAGCTGTGGTCGGAATTTGTGGCGAAAATCGGCTATAAAGGATTGCTGCTTTTTATCGATGAAGGCGTCAATTTATATAAAATATCGAACAGCATTGCCCGCACAAGTAATTATGAGAAGCTGCTGACGATGTTTAATGATACGATGCAGGGAAAAGCGGAGCATCTCGGCATTTTCCTGGGCGGCACGCCCCAGTTTGTCGAAGATGAACGGCGCGGCTTGTTCAGCTATGAGGCGCTGCGCTCCCGTCTGGTGGAAGGCCGTTTTGCAGGCAGCGGCTACCGGAACTATACGGGCCCGATTCTCAAGCTGGACATGCTGTCGCATGAAGAGATATTAATTTTGCTGCAAAAGCTGCTGCAAATACATGGTTTGCATTTTGGTTATGCCCCATCCTTAACCGATGAGGATTTGGTTCAATTTATGGAAATGGCCGTCGGTAGGATGGGAGCGGACGAACTGCTTACTCCACGCGAAGTAGTTCGGGATTTCATGGATTTGCTGCATACATTGCATCAAAATCCGCAGGTTTCGTTCAATCAGCTGTTGGGTGAGCGCATGGCCGCACCTGCGGCGGCGGATCAAGAGCAGGACGATTTGGATGATTTTTTGGCGGAGTTTGAGTTATGA
- a CDS encoding TerB N-terminal domain-containing protein produces the protein MNSYNKSLDFAEIDISGGQDQNGSSLPEMIIPERKNLPAQEGPLFAQELSKERRFVQQAKEWADREGGPAAFVPFMSYWPTYEHMSEAQRDWYFFWRSEVRKEQYPFTDLSYIFVYSYELIHGIGWENPTEGYEWMMKLWDAYGERYPKLNSYMVDWVSDFVLVHRLEIPLMDIVMRSQSAKTGELFDLELTRLFTYEPSALRLEHILTLSDYDLQRSKFYLDGGRSLLEEYVPKVVALVDSFLRKTTGKNLVDTFYKGHGKKIERYLFRSAVYDAELYGRTFPLHISQLRKCPPLRYYMTQLVRCTENKLRELQHFKGRLRGVTLKKETEMLIGRFLDKEFRPQKPVGPAISIDPGRLAELQRDSEDVRNMLTVEDMQLVENGQAVEDLKLVENGQTVEDLNRQTAGDMQFVEKGRSVEDVQSAEPRGNTGQKAETRAAISPDSTKYSDTVTSEVPLEVIEAQLQLEAPDHQDDHPGSEQEVVWDTSSLDEDWMLFAARLGQVHLETLYALKSEDASTVLNQIAEKYGTMPALLLDEINEFAMETIGDLVIDGESIAEEYIDCFELLKR, from the coding sequence ATGAATTCATATAACAAGTCTTTGGACTTTGCGGAAATCGATATAAGCGGTGGCCAGGATCAAAACGGCTCTTCACTTCCGGAAATGATCATCCCTGAGCGGAAGAATCTCCCTGCACAAGAAGGCCCTCTTTTCGCCCAAGAGCTCTCGAAAGAGCGGAGGTTTGTGCAGCAAGCTAAGGAATGGGCCGATCGGGAAGGCGGTCCGGCAGCCTTTGTACCGTTTATGAGTTATTGGCCTACCTACGAGCATATGAGTGAAGCGCAGCGGGACTGGTATTTTTTCTGGAGAAGCGAGGTGAGGAAGGAGCAATATCCTTTTACTGATCTTTCCTATATTTTCGTTTATTCATATGAGCTGATTCATGGCATCGGTTGGGAGAACCCGACCGAGGGGTACGAATGGATGATGAAGTTATGGGATGCTTACGGCGAAAGGTATCCCAAGCTGAACAGTTACATGGTTGATTGGGTTAGCGATTTTGTGCTTGTGCATCGGCTGGAAATCCCTTTAATGGACATCGTGATGAGGTCTCAATCCGCCAAAACAGGAGAGCTGTTTGATTTGGAATTAACGAGGCTGTTCACATATGAACCTTCCGCGCTCCGCTTGGAGCACATTTTGACCCTTTCGGATTATGATTTGCAGCGGAGTAAATTTTATTTGGACGGCGGCCGCTCGCTGCTGGAGGAATATGTGCCGAAGGTGGTTGCCTTGGTCGATTCCTTTTTGCGGAAAACAACCGGAAAAAATCTTGTAGATACCTTTTACAAGGGACATGGGAAGAAAATTGAGAGGTACTTGTTCCGGAGTGCTGTTTATGATGCAGAACTGTATGGCCGAACGTTTCCTCTTCATATTTCACAATTGCGGAAATGCCCGCCGCTTCGTTATTACATGACACAGCTGGTGCGCTGTACGGAAAATAAATTGAGAGAACTGCAGCACTTCAAAGGCCGCCTGCGCGGCGTCACGCTGAAAAAGGAGACGGAAATGCTGATCGGGCGTTTTCTTGACAAAGAATTTAGACCTCAGAAACCGGTTGGTCCTGCTATATCTATTGATCCCGGAAGATTGGCCGAGCTGCAAAGGGATAGCGAAGATGTGCGTAATATGCTGACCGTTGAGGATATGCAGTTAGTGGAGAATGGGCAGGCGGTAGAGGATCTGAAGTTAGTGGAGAATGGACAGACGGTAGAGGATCTGAATAGACAGACGGCAGGGGATATGCAGTTTGTGGAGAAAGGGCGATCAGTAGAGGATGTGCAGTCGGCAGAGCCGCGGGGGAATACCGGGCAGAAAGCGGAGACAAGGGCTGCAATATCGCCAGATTCCACAAAGTATAGTGACACCGTGACTTCTGAGGTTCCTCTAGAAGTAATAGAAGCGCAGCTGCAGCTAGAGGCGCCTGATCATCAAGATGATCATCCCGGATCTGAGCAGGAAGTCGTATGGGATACTTCAAGTCTCGACGAGGATTGGATGCTGTTCGCCGCGCGGCTTGGGCAAGTTCATCTTGAAACTTTGTATGCATTAAAATCGGAAGACGCATCTACCGTATTGAATCAAATTGCCGAAAAATACGGAACGATGCCGGCGCTGCTGCTGGATGAAATCAATGAATTCGCGATGGAAACGATCGGAGATTTGGTGATCGACGGCGAAAGCATAGCAGAGGAATATATCGATTGTTTTGAATTATTGAAAAGGTGA
- a CDS encoding Hsp20/alpha crystallin family protein — protein sequence MPLVPYEPFRHLDNIRREMDRFFTNDLPSFKGFPQNFGQMNVDIYEMENEVIAACDIPGLEKKEDVTIEVDHNMLSISGTVNKSNEVKEENMHRRERYSGRFHRLITLPSDVSPEGVKATYKNGVLEVRMRKIDGDNRKKVDVEFH from the coding sequence ATGCCTTTAGTGCCATATGAACCGTTCCGCCATTTGGATAACATACGACGGGAAATGGACCGTTTCTTCACGAATGATCTCCCGTCATTCAAAGGATTTCCTCAAAACTTCGGCCAAATGAATGTGGATATCTACGAGATGGAAAACGAGGTTATTGCGGCTTGCGACATCCCGGGCTTGGAAAAGAAAGAGGATGTCACTATCGAAGTTGACCACAATATGTTGTCGATCAGCGGTACCGTGAACAAATCAAATGAAGTCAAGGAGGAGAATATGCATAGACGGGAACGTTATTCCGGCCGGTTCCACCGTTTGATTACGCTGCCGTCTGATGTCTCCCCCGAAGGTGTCAAAGCGACTTATAAAAACGGGGTATTGGAAGTCCGTATGCGGAAGATTGACGGCGATAACCGGAAAAAGGTCGATGTGGAGTTTCATTAA
- a CDS encoding DUF4179 domain-containing protein has translation MKALEHEDLLQLKEEPAQELPESVRMRLDETYFMLEDMPMAEPEKRKKRSWVRRSILIVSGAAAAFMLLIGSGFVSPVMAQALKQIPFLESVFKLAGDRGLQKASDEGMTVKTDQSVTHNGVTVTLSELIYDGSRLNLVLTRDKLPEENSSGEASEWIKRSTLGLNNIDFYVNGSWVNTGMSVRPGGSSAPHSIIVTALDSPGLHIPDEFELKLLVKLEDQPKPFEFKLPVKKAENSTVITPDEFRVLDHIQMGIIKLEITPVTTQLEVEIKGDQGQSLSEIEKLVPEQYKVGGFMNFDFDIADDKGNLQNTVGGNGSGETDRFRYVYSYEPFEEIPEFVMIKPYVLTPKTGEKKYIHELEFKIQVK, from the coding sequence ATGAAAGCGCTGGAACATGAAGATCTCCTTCAGTTGAAAGAAGAACCGGCACAGGAGCTGCCGGAATCCGTTCGCATGCGGCTGGACGAAACTTATTTCATGCTCGAAGATATGCCGATGGCCGAACCCGAAAAAAGGAAAAAAAGAAGCTGGGTCCGGCGGTCGATTTTGATTGTTTCTGGAGCTGCCGCAGCTTTTATGCTGCTGATCGGTTCCGGTTTTGTTTCGCCGGTAATGGCGCAGGCATTAAAGCAAATCCCATTTTTGGAAAGCGTGTTTAAACTGGCGGGAGACCGCGGCTTGCAGAAAGCGAGCGATGAAGGGATGACGGTCAAAACGGATCAGAGCGTGACTCATAACGGGGTTACAGTAACGCTGTCGGAGCTGATCTATGATGGAAGCCGTCTGAATCTGGTGCTGACCCGCGACAAGCTTCCTGAAGAGAACTCATCTGGAGAGGCAAGCGAATGGATTAAGCGTTCAACGCTTGGTTTGAACAATATTGATTTTTATGTGAACGGGTCATGGGTCAATACGGGGATGTCCGTCAGACCGGGAGGAAGTTCGGCGCCGCATTCGATCATTGTTACCGCTTTGGATTCCCCGGGGCTTCATATCCCGGATGAATTTGAGTTGAAGCTCCTTGTGAAGCTGGAAGATCAGCCGAAGCCGTTCGAGTTCAAGCTTCCGGTCAAAAAAGCGGAAAACAGCACGGTCATTACTCCTGATGAGTTTAGAGTTCTTGACCATATCCAAATGGGGATCATTAAGCTGGAAATCACGCCGGTTACGACGCAGCTTGAGGTAGAAATCAAGGGCGATCAAGGCCAGAGCCTCAGCGAAATCGAAAAATTGGTTCCGGAACAGTACAAGGTCGGTGGTTTCATGAATTTTGATTTCGATATCGCGGACGATAAAGGAAATCTGCAAAATACGGTTGGCGGAAACGGCTCAGGCGAAACAGACCGCTTCCGATATGTATACAGCTATGAGCCTTTTGAGGAAATTCCCGAGTTTGTGATGATCAAACCGTATGTGCTGACGCCAAAAACAGGAGAAAAGAAATATATTCACGAGCTTGAATTCAAGATTCAAGTAAAATAG
- a CDS encoding sigma-70 family RNA polymerase sigma factor codes for MNIDLETEVKRAQEGNKDAFIALIKKIELRMYNIARSIVKKDEDCADAIQETILKAYKSLPTLKNPAFFNTWVCRILINECNTLLRKKSRIIAMAEPPEPVYTPKSPDDRMDLRDAVYRLEEAQRTIIILHYFQDLPIREIAEMLELSEGTVKTRLYRARMTLSRWLNEPVPREVRL; via the coding sequence TTGAATATAGATCTTGAAACCGAAGTGAAGCGCGCACAGGAAGGAAATAAAGATGCTTTTATCGCACTGATCAAAAAAATCGAACTTCGGATGTACAACATTGCCAGATCCATCGTTAAAAAGGACGAAGACTGTGCCGATGCGATCCAGGAAACGATTTTAAAAGCTTATAAGTCGCTCCCGACGCTTAAAAATCCGGCCTTTTTTAATACATGGGTTTGCCGAATCCTTATCAATGAATGCAACACGCTGCTCCGCAAAAAATCGAGAATCATCGCGATGGCTGAGCCGCCTGAGCCTGTCTATACGCCAAAATCCCCGGATGATCGAATGGACCTGCGGGATGCGGTTTATCGTTTGGAGGAGGCGCAGCGGACGATCATTATTTTGCATTATTTTCAGGATTTGCCGATACGCGAAATCGCGGAGATGTTGGAGTTATCCGAAGGAACGGTGAAGACAAGGCTTTACCGTGCCAGAATGACGTTATCGCGTTGGTTAAATGAACCTGTACCAAGGGAGGTGAGGCTATGA
- a CDS encoding ABC transporter permease, giving the protein MRIKALVRRIFEQMLRDKRTLALLFLAPLLVLSLMYYLFNHTGNASDAKIGAAHMDPQIISFMKQQGLDVVAYEKADKDTLVADKLDAVIEMQDGELHLILKNSDPSQSKALQMKIGQMAEAFTQAGQKQAMSVPSSKPGITTEYVYGSADTTLFDTLSPILIGFFVFFFVFLISGIGLLRERTTGTLERLMSTPVRRGEVITGYLAGYGIFAFIQTVIVVVYATMVLGINMAGSIWYVLLINLLLAFVALSLGILLSTFAASEFQMVQFIPLVIIPQIFFAGIFPLEHMASWVQVIARIMPLYYGADALKSVMYKGLGFADIALDLSVLVLFAALFIILNILALKKYRKL; this is encoded by the coding sequence ATGAGAATCAAAGCGCTTGTCAGAAGAATTTTCGAACAGATGCTGCGCGACAAAAGAACTTTGGCCTTGCTGTTTCTGGCGCCGCTGCTCGTATTGTCATTGATGTATTATTTATTTAATCACACCGGAAATGCATCCGACGCCAAAATAGGCGCTGCCCACATGGACCCGCAAATCATTTCGTTTATGAAGCAGCAGGGGCTGGATGTGGTCGCCTATGAAAAAGCCGATAAAGATACACTGGTGGCGGATAAGCTGGATGCGGTTATTGAAATGCAGGACGGGGAACTCCATCTCATTTTGAAAAATAGCGATCCTTCCCAATCCAAAGCGCTGCAGATGAAAATCGGCCAGATGGCGGAGGCTTTTACGCAAGCGGGTCAGAAGCAGGCAATGTCAGTCCCATCGTCGAAGCCCGGAATAACTACGGAATATGTATATGGCAGCGCGGACACGACTCTTTTTGATACGTTAAGTCCGATTTTGATCGGATTCTTTGTTTTCTTTTTCGTATTTTTAATTTCCGGGATCGGATTGCTGCGGGAACGCACGACCGGAACCTTGGAGCGGCTCATGTCAACGCCTGTCCGCAGGGGAGAGGTCATCACCGGATATTTGGCCGGTTACGGCATATTCGCGTTTATCCAAACCGTGATTGTCGTCGTGTATGCAACGATGGTGCTTGGCATCAATATGGCCGGATCGATCTGGTATGTTCTGTTAATCAATTTGCTGCTGGCCTTTGTAGCCCTTTCGCTCGGGATTCTGTTGTCTACCTTTGCCGCATCGGAATTCCAGATGGTCCAGTTCATACCGCTCGTCATCATTCCGCAAATCTTTTTCGCCGGGATTTTCCCGCTGGAGCATATGGCTTCCTGGGTGCAGGTCATTGCCAGAATCATGCCGCTGTATTATGGGGCCGATGCCCTTAAAAGCGTCATGTACAAAGGACTTGGTTTTGCGGATATCGCTTTGGATCTTTCGGTGTTGGTGTTGTTTGCCGCTTTGTTTATCATCCTGAATATTTTGGCATTGAAAAAATACCGGAAGCTTTAG
- a CDS encoding ABC transporter ATP-binding protein, translating to MEATVKVRQVSKSFGQKTVLNKVDLHMEKGQIYGLIGPSGAGKTTLVKMMVGMDVPDEGQIEVLQTKMPSLPMLQQIGYMAQSDALYTELTAEENLKFFASMFKMGRAEQKQRIAYAAGLVNLTDELRKKVAVYSGGMKRRLSLAIALIHNPSVLILDEPTVGIDPELRQSIWNELIRLKTSEHKTIIVTTHVMDEADKCDQLAMVREGEILASGTPEQLRQQYHAANLEEVFLRAGGGTA from the coding sequence ATGGAAGCAACCGTCAAAGTGCGGCAGGTCAGCAAAAGTTTTGGCCAAAAGACCGTGCTGAACAAAGTGGATCTTCACATGGAAAAAGGGCAAATTTATGGGTTGATCGGCCCTTCGGGCGCAGGCAAAACGACGCTCGTCAAAATGATGGTCGGCATGGATGTGCCGGATGAAGGCCAGATTGAAGTACTTCAAACGAAAATGCCCAGCTTGCCCATGCTTCAGCAAATCGGTTACATGGCGCAATCGGATGCTTTATATACTGAACTGACGGCGGAGGAGAATCTGAAGTTTTTTGCTTCAATGTTTAAAATGGGCAGAGCTGAACAAAAGCAGCGGATCGCTTATGCAGCAGGTTTGGTGAATTTGACGGATGAGCTGAGGAAAAAAGTAGCTGTCTATTCCGGGGGCATGAAACGGAGATTATCGCTTGCGATCGCTTTGATTCACAACCCTTCCGTGCTCATTTTGGATGAGCCGACGGTTGGCATTGATCCGGAATTAAGACAGTCGATCTGGAATGAATTAATCAGGCTGAAGACCTCCGAGCATAAAACGATCATCGTGACGACGCATGTCATGGATGAAGCGGATAAATGCGATCAGCTGGCGATGGTGCGGGAAGGGGAAATTTTAGCCAGCGGCACGCCGGAGCAGCTTAGACAGCAGTATCATGCTGCAAATTTGGAAGAAGTATTTTTGCGGGCAGGAGGCGGGACGGCATGA
- a CDS encoding TetR/AcrR family transcriptional regulator: protein MMEQAKDRRVVRTKAVIRKALTELIDEKGFEALTVKDITTRAEINRGTFYLHYRDKYDLLEQSEQELIKGLIGILSTIDLFDPTDLDMEQSFPYIVKVIEYMGEHADFLKTILGPKGDPSFHSLLKAMMSEHLFEKNVVPFIKKENVLVPTQYLVAYIASAHFGIIQEWLMKGRKESPQEIASIMFKLSARGPLYAAGVIKEKPTDCESDKS, encoded by the coding sequence ATCATGGAGCAAGCGAAGGACCGGCGGGTTGTGCGTACGAAGGCAGTCATCCGCAAGGCTTTGACCGAATTAATCGATGAAAAGGGCTTTGAAGCGCTGACGGTAAAAGATATTACGACCCGGGCGGAAATAAACCGCGGAACCTTCTATCTTCATTACCGGGATAAATACGATCTGCTAGAGCAAAGCGAGCAGGAACTCATCAAAGGTTTGATCGGGATTCTCAGTACGATTGACCTCTTTGATCCAACTGATCTGGATATGGAGCAGTCTTTTCCATACATCGTGAAGGTGATTGAGTACATGGGCGAACATGCCGACTTTTTGAAAACGATCCTCGGTCCCAAAGGAGATCCTTCTTTTCATTCTTTGCTTAAAGCCATGATGTCGGAGCATTTGTTCGAGAAAAATGTGGTTCCGTTTATAAAAAAGGAAAATGTGCTTGTCCCGACGCAATATCTTGTGGCCTATATCGCGTCGGCGCATTTCGGCATTATCCAGGAATGGCTGATGAAAGGGCGTAAAGAGTCGCCGCAGGAAATCGCGTCGATCATGTTCAAGCTCTCGGCCCGTGGTCCTCTATACGCCGCAGGCGTAATCAAGGAAAAACCCACTGACTGCGAAAGCGATAAATCGTAA
- a CDS encoding class I SAM-dependent methyltransferase produces the protein MLGQWRKRLVESIQGDVLEIAVGAGANFPYYDMAQVRLTAADFSPMMLKRAARIADELHMQVNLIESDIETLEFPEHSFDCVVSTLSLCGYDNPEQVLRNIRSWCRPDGRICLLEHGLGGNVFLKSAQHLLNPIARKMSGCHWNRDIVQIVKNSGLRIERMERYWGGMIHLIWARV, from the coding sequence ATGCTGGGACAATGGCGGAAACGCCTTGTTGAAAGTATACAAGGGGACGTGCTTGAAATCGCAGTTGGTGCGGGAGCCAACTTCCCTTATTATGATATGGCTCAGGTGCGGTTGACAGCCGCCGATTTCAGCCCGATGATGCTGAAGCGCGCAGCCAGAATCGCGGATGAGCTGCATATGCAGGTGAATTTGATCGAAAGCGATATTGAAACATTGGAGTTTCCGGAACATTCTTTCGACTGCGTTGTCTCTACCCTTTCCTTATGCGGCTATGACAACCCTGAGCAGGTTCTCCGCAATATCCGCAGCTGGTGCCGACCTGATGGTCGTATCTGCCTATTGGAGCATGGACTTGGGGGCAATGTTTTTTTAAAATCCGCCCAGCACCTGCTAAATCCGATTGCCCGCAAAATGTCCGGATGCCACTGGAATCGCGACATCGTTCAGATCGTAAAAAATTCCGGTCTTCGGATTGAGCGGATGGAACGGTACTGGGGCGGCATGATTCATTTAATTTGGGCGCGGGTTTGA
- the rihC gene encoding ribonucleoside hydrolase RihC, with protein MAKIPVIISTDPGIDDAAALGMAFYRPELDVRLITTLHGNVDINKTTANTLKLITFYRQDTPVARGMETPLFQPVVSTDVHGESGMDGYDFPESTHRIVEEHAVEVMRSLLESSDEKITFVSIGPLTNIAMLFLMYPHIKGKIDRIVLMGGSLSGGNVTSAAEFNIWADPHAAKIVFDSGVDMVMIGLDVTLKALIGQEELDPARKRSQAAEMFNATFRHYRDGDMENGVVMHDMCAVTYLTNPEIFHVEPKRITVITEGPAKGMTMEINGEPNIQVATEIDQAAFKAWFAETLERME; from the coding sequence ATGGCTAAAATTCCTGTCATCATCAGCACCGATCCCGGCATCGACGACGCGGCGGCGCTCGGAATGGCCTTTTACCGGCCGGAACTGGATGTTCGCTTAATTACGACGTTGCATGGCAATGTGGATATTAATAAAACAACCGCCAATACATTAAAGCTGATCACATTTTATAGACAGGATACGCCTGTGGCGCGCGGTATGGAAACGCCGTTGTTTCAACCTGTAGTAAGTACGGACGTTCACGGGGAATCGGGAATGGACGGGTATGATTTTCCGGAAAGCACGCACCGGATCGTCGAAGAACATGCAGTCGAGGTTATGCGTTCATTACTGGAATCATCGGATGAAAAAATAACGTTCGTTTCCATCGGACCACTGACTAATATTGCCATGCTTTTTTTGATGTACCCTCATATCAAAGGGAAAATAGACCGCATCGTTCTGATGGGCGGTTCATTATCAGGCGGCAATGTTACCAGCGCTGCGGAATTCAATATTTGGGCCGATCCGCATGCGGCCAAAATCGTTTTTGATTCCGGCGTCGATATGGTCATGATTGGACTTGACGTAACCTTGAAAGCGCTTATAGGCCAAGAAGAACTGGATCCGGCAAGAAAACGCAGCCAAGCAGCGGAGATGTTTAACGCCACCTTCCGTCATTACCGGGATGGCGATATGGAGAACGGGGTCGTTATGCATGATATGTGTGCGGTCACGTATTTAACGAATCCGGAGATTTTTCATGTAGAACCGAAGCGGATCACCGTTATTACCGAAGGGCCGGCAAAGGGCATGACCATGGAAATAAACGGCGAGCCTAATATCCAAGTCGCTACCGAAATCGATCAGGCAGCGTTTAAAGCCTGGTTTGCGGAAACGTTAGAGCGAATGGAATAA